In a single window of the Methanolobus psychrophilus R15 genome:
- a CDS encoding H(+)-transporting ATP synthase, subunit H: MAKDKILSEIKDAEGNARKIVENGIKSKHDRINNARAEAREIIKQAEADAHRSAQNAIKSSEEAVALEREEIIRAGKNDAEAIAIKSSSKVDKAVDMLLTEFERAVHA, from the coding sequence ATGGCCAAAGATAAAATCTTGTCTGAAATAAAAGACGCAGAAGGCAATGCACGAAAAATAGTTGAAAACGGTATAAAGAGCAAACATGACCGTATCAACAACGCACGTGCAGAAGCCCGGGAGATCATAAAGCAGGCTGAAGCCGATGCTCATAGGTCTGCACAGAATGCGATCAAATCTTCTGAAGAGGCAGTTGCTTTGGAAAGGGAGGAGATCATCAGGGCAGGTAAAAATGACGCAGAGGCAATAGCAATAAAATCATCTTCCAAAGTGGATAAAGCAGTTGACATGTTACTGACTGAGTTTGAGAGGGCAGTACATGCTTAA